Genomic segment of Terriglobia bacterium:
TATTCAGAACGGGCCAGGCATTCTGCTGGTCGCGCATGAAGGCAATTTCAGCCTGGATATGTCCGATGGCCGGCCCGGACTGTTTTATTACCGGAAGACGCCGACAGCGTTGCCGGCCACCGAGCACATTGCAGCCATTGTGAAATCAGCAGTCCAGGCCTGCGCGCTGCTGGAGAAAGACGCAAAGGTCGCGATCAAAATGGATGAGGGGCTGGTCATCGCGAATGACCGGCTGGAAGCGCCGAACGATGAGGCCACACTTGCGGAGCTGAAACCGGCGGTCGCGGCGGCGCTGCAACAGGTATTTCCGGGAGCGGCATTCAACCTCAGCCGCGCGAACAGTGATCCCAAAGAGCGGCTGGCGATAACAGTTCAGCGGGTGTAACGTAACCGCCATTTTAACATGGTGTGTGAGCGACCCCCTGCCGTGCCTTCGGCACGTCTGTCCCCCTGTATCAGGGGGACAGCTTAGTGTCCCCTGATATTCTCCGATTTTTTACTTGCCTTCAAATCGGCCGGGGACCTGCATCAGGGGGGACAGTAACTGTCCCCCTGATAAGGGGGACAGACGCCGCGAAGCGGCGGCAGGGGGTCGCTTACGACGAATTGTCAGCCTTTGTATCTCGGGTAGGTCCCCAGCACCCGCACTGTTTTCGCCTGCGACCTCAATTCTCCCAGCGCGTCGACGATCGCGGTCGAATCCGGTCGGCCAATCAAGTCGAGGTAAAACACATACTCGAACGGCGAGCCGCGCAAAGGCCGGCTTTCGATCTTCGTGAGGTCAATCCGCCTCTCGGCGAACGGCCGCAGCGAGTGGTACAGCGCTCCCGGCGCATTACCGACACCGAAAACGATGGTGGTTTTGTAATCGTTGCCGGATGTCACCGGCGGAGCCTGGGACTCGGAAGGAGTAATCAGCAGGAATCGGGTGTAGTTCTCCAGGTGATCCTGGATTGCCTCCGCCAGAATCACACCGCCATAGACGTCCGCCGCCCGGCGCGTGGCAATGGCCGCCGCATCCGGCCGGGCCTGTTTGATAACGATCTCCACAGCGCCGGCCGTATCGTACTCGGGAACAGGCTGGATCTGCGGGTGTTGCCGGAAGAATTTCTCGCATTGTTCGAGGGCCTTCGGATGAGACAGAGCCCTCCGCAGATCCTCGAGGCCGACTCCGGGCGGAGCGATGAGTTGAAAAAGGATATGCCGCACCGTCTCGCCAACTATCTTCAGATCATGCTCGAAAAGCAGGTCGTAACAGGCATGGATGGTTCCGGCCAGCGTATTCTCGATCGGCACGACTCCATACCGCGCTTCGCCCCGCGTCACAGCCTTGAAAACGTCTTCAAGCGTGGTTCTGGGCAGGAGTTTCGCCGAGGCCGAAAGCAGGTCGATACACGCATCTTCACTGTTCGAGCCGCGGGTACCCTGATATGCGGCGTCGTAAGGGAGCGGTCCGGTCGTCATTGCTATAGGTTAATATACAATTTCGCCATGGCAGGACCGCTCGAAAATATCAACGTCGCTATTCTGGAGCATCGCTTTACCAGGGAGTTCTCGGCGTTATTCGAGAAACTGGGTGCCAAAGTCTACGCCTGCGCGCTGCTTGAAGAAAAGCCCGTCGAAAATCGCGAGGAGCTGCAGACGTTCATCCGGCACGTTCTTGGCGGCAGCCTCGACATGATGATCTTCCTGACGGGCGTTGGCGCGAGATTCCTGATCGGCGAAGCCGAATCCATGGGTGCGAAAGACGACTTTCTCAGCGCACTCGGCAAAGTTACGATTGTTGTCCGGGGACCGAAGCCTGTCGCGGCGCTGCGGCAGTTTGGTCTGCGCGCCGATGTAACGCCGCAGAATCCCACGACGGAGGGTGTGATCGAAGCGCTGCAGACACAGAATCTGCGCGGACGGCGGATCGGCGTCCAATTGTACGGAACACCGAATCCGCAGCTGGTTGGCGCGCTGGAAGCAAAGGGCGCGACGGTGACTCCGGTTCAGGTTTACGCCTATGGCGCGGCGGCGGATTCCGCAGCCGTTAATGAATTCATTGGCCGGATCATCGACGGCCAGATCGATGTGATCGCGTTCACCAGCGGGCCGCAGGCGGCAATGCTGTTCGACTTTGCCGCGAAGATGGGCACAGAAGCGACGCTGGCAGCAGCGTTGCAATCCCGTGTGGCCGTCGCTTCGATCGGAGAAGTCACCACGCGGGCGCTCGAAGCCCGGAAGATCACTCCGCAAATCGTGCCGGAGCAGTCGAAGATGGCGGCCCTGGTGCAGGCCGTCCGCGAACATTTTGAAGCGAAGGCGTAGCCGGGAAAACATCATGTTTTACCCTATTTATCTGAACCTCACCGGCAAGCGCGTCGTCGTGATCGGCGGCGGGGAGGTCGCGGAACGGAAGATCGAGCCGCTGCTGGACGCTGGTGCAAGCATCAACGTGGTGAGCCCGGAGGTTACGTCCCGGATACTAACGCTGGCCGGTGAAAAGCGTATCGAGCTTCACCAAAGGCCGTTTCGGGCTGGTGATTGCGCGGGCGCAACACTGGTTTTGTGCGCAACGGACGACGGCGCCGTCAGCCGTGAGGTCTTTGAACAGGCTCGCACAACCGGTGCGCTGGTCAACACCGCGGATCAGCCGGCGCTCTGCGATTTCATCATGCCTGCTGTCGTCCGCCGCGGGGATATTGCCATTGCGATTTCGACTTCCGGTACCAGCCCCGGGCTGGCCGCCCGATTGCGGCAGAAGATCGCACGGCTCATCGGTCCCGAATACGGGCGGCTGGCGCAGCTGCTCTCCGAAGCGCGGCCCCAGATCCGGCGCCAGATCCCGGGCGAGAAGGAACGCAAGGCGCTCCAGTACCGGATTCTCGATTCGGATATCATGACGTATCTGAAAGAGAACGATATTGAAGGCGCCGAGCGGCGGCTGCGCGAGATCATTGAGTCATGACCCATCCGGGGATGGTCTATATTGTCGGCGCCGGGCCGGGAAATCCGGATCTCATTACGGTGCGCGGGCTCATGTGCCTGCGCGAAGCCGACGTTGTGCTGCACGACCGGCTGATCGACCTGCATTTGCTCGAAGAAGCCAGGCCCGATGCCGAAATCATCAATGTCGGTAAGGAATGGGGCGAAGAAGACCTTCAACAGGATTACATTCACCGGGTGATGATCGAGAAGTCGCGGCAGGGCAAAACCGTTTGCCGTTTGAAGGGAGGCGATCCTTTCGTCTTTGGCCGCGGCGGCGAAGAGGCGCGGGCGTTGTCGGAAGCAAATGTACCGTTCGAGGTCGTGCCGGGTGTTTCCAGCGCGATTGCTGTGCCGGCTTATGCCGGAATCCCGGTAACGGATCGCGATCATGCACATTCGTTCATGGTGATCGCGGGGAGCCGCTCTCATGATCTGCATTCTCCCGAATGGGGCGCGGCCGCAGCGCTCGCACGCGCCGGAGGAACAGTAATTGTGCTCATGGGTCTGGCACGGGTTTCAGCCATTGCCGAAAGCCTGCTCGCCGCCGGTTGCCCTCCGAAATTGCCGATTGCTGTGATCTCCAAAGGCAGCTACCTGATTCAGGATTGCCGCGTTGGAACTCTCGCCGGAATCCCGGACCAGACCGGAAACCTGTCCGGCCCCGCTACTATTGTGATTGGAGAGGTGGTGGCGTTGCGCAACCGGGTCCAGTGGATGGAGTTCGCCACCAAACTCGGCGCGGAATGACACTCGGCGGACCGGCTGTGGCCATCATGACGGGCGGTAAAGCCGACCTCATGATAAAATTCCCTTCTTTGCTCTTATGAAAATGCCCGATCTAGAATCAGCGCCCTCTTTAGATTTCATACGGACCCGTGTCGCCGAAGACGTGAAAGCCGGCAAGAACGGCGGCCGCGTCCACACGCGATTTCCGCCCGAGCCGAACGGCTATCTTCACATCGGCCACGCCAAATCGATTTGCCTCAATTTCGGCGTTGCAGCGGACAACAACGGCCTTTGTAATCTTCGATTCGACGACACCAATCCCAGCAAAGAGAGCGTCGAGTACGAAGAATCCATCCAGCGGGATGTGCGGTGGCTCGGCTTCGACTGGGACGGCCGGATGTTCTACGCGTCGGACTATGCCGAGAAGCTCTACGAATATGCGATTCATCTGATCAAAGACGACAAGGCATACGTGGACAGCCTCACCGCCGATGAGATCCGCGAATATCGCGGCACTTTGACGGAGCCGGGCAAAGAAAGCCCTTACCGCCACCGCCCCGTGGCCGAGAACCTGGATCTTTTCGAACGGATGCGCGGCGGTGAATTCGAAGATGGGAAGCATGTTCTGCGGGCAAAGATCGATATGGCGTCCGGCAATATCAATATGCGGGATCCCGTATTGTTCCGGATCATGAACGTGCAGCACTACCGGCAGGGTTCGAAGTGGGTGATTTATCCGATGTACGACTACGCGCATCCGATCTCGGATGCGCTCGAGGGAATTACGCACTCTCTCTGTACGCTGGAGTTCGAAGATCATCGTCCCTTGTACGACTGGTGCCTGGAGAATCTGCCGGTTCCGGTGCGGCCTGCTCAAATCGAGTTCGCGCGCCTGAACCTGAGCTACACGGTGCTAAGCAAGCGAAAGCTGCTGACGCTGGTAACCGAAAAAACCGTCAACGGATGGGACGATCCTCGAATGCCGACCCTGAGCGGGCTGCGGCGGCGCGGCTACACTCCGGAAGCGATACGCAATTTCTGCGACGCGATCGGCGTCGCCAAACGCGACGCGATCGTGGACGTCGCCCAGCTCGAGCACGCGATACGGAACGACCTGAACAAACACTCCGCGCGTGTTATGGCTGTTTTACGCCCATTAAAGGTTGTCATTGAAAACTACCCTGAAGGGCAGACGGAAGAGCTCGACGCCGTCAACAATCCTGAAGATCCTTCGGCCGGCACCAGGAAAGTGCCGTTCAGCCGCGTCCTCTACATCGAGCAGGATGATTTCCGGGAAAATCCGCCGAAGCAATTCTTCCGTCTCGCTCCCGGGCGTGAAGTTCGGTTGCGCTACGCATACTTCATCACCTGTAAAGAAGCGGTGAAAGACTCAGCTGGAAATATCGTCGAGCTTCGCTGTACTTACGATCCTGCGACCCGAGGCGGCGATGCTCCTCCGGGGCGTCCGTCACCCAAGGCCACGCTGCACTGGGTCTCTGCGGAGCACGCACTTTCTGCGGAAATCCGCCTGTATGACCGTCTCTTTAACGAAGAGCGTCCCGGCAACGATTCGCCGATCAATCCGACTTCGCTCGAAATCCTGAAGTCGTGCAAGGTCGAGCCGAGTTTGAAGGCGGCGAAAACTCTGGACCGGTTTCAGTTCGAGCGACAGGGATATTTCTGCGTCGACCCGGACACGGCTCCGGAGCAGATCGTGTTCAACCGCACGGTAACACTGCGCGACACCTGGGCGAAGATCGAAAAGTCTTTGAAAAAGTAAAGTTCATGGCGTCATGGTTCGAGCGTGTACGCTCGTGGGACATTCGGATCTGGGCTTCGATTGGGGCGTCGCTGCTGCTGATTGCCGGCGTGATGTGGACGATTCCCTTCACTCCGGACGCCACCAACTTCACCTTCGATACGACCCGGCGAGACGTCACCAATGCCCGGATGATTGAAATGGGTCAGCCGGTAAACGGCCAGCTGGTCGACGGCAGCGATACCGATTTCTACCGGATTCCTCCTCTCCAAAGCAGTGTTCAGCTGGATCTCCATATGGCGAACGAATCGCCCAGGCTGATTCCCGCGCTGCGGGTCTACGACTCGACAAAGAACCTGGTTATCGAGAAGAGCAAAGAGTACCTGAAAAAGCCGGGAGCCAATCTCGATTGCAGCTTTCTGGCGCAGTCGGATCGCACCTACTACGTTCAGATCCTGAGCCAGCGCAATACCATCGGCGCATACGCGTTGACTGTCAGCGCGCGAACTCCATGAGAGCCTTCTTTGCTGCCCTGTGTTTGATCGCGCTTGCAACTGCGGGAATCGGGCAGACTGAAGATCCTCCCTCGCCGACACGGGTTCCATTCACGCCGGAACCCCGCGAATTGCAATGGAGAATCGGATTCGACCTCGGCAACGCGACGGTTCTGGAAACGCCGGAACTCAATCCCAATCAGGATTACCGGGGCGCAGTTGGCGTCGCCGATCGTATCCTTCCTGATCCGCTCTTGGGCTGGGGCCTGGGTCTGTTGCCGTACGCCAGACTCGAAATTGCGTATTCCCAGCTGTTAAACCCACGTGAGTGGACCGTTCTCGATCTGCAGAACAAGGTAATCCGTAAAAGCTTTCAGCTGATCGGCGTGTTTATGGGCACCCGAATGACGACGACCGAGGGCGGATATCACCTGGTTTCAGCGGCGATAGCACCACGGGACCCGTTTTTCGGTGTTCGAAAGGAACCGTCGCCCGAAACGCTCGTGGTCGGTTTTGCCGGGCGCGCCAGGGGACGGCTGCAATTGCGGACAAAACTGTCCGAAACGAAATGGGCAAACTCTTTGCCGGCTGAAGATCCTGCGGACATGCCCGCGGGCTATGGGAACGCAAAACAGCTGCTGGATGACGGCACATCCGGCGTCATGCGATACCTCTACGGCACATCTATCGAAGCCATGGTTCGCGGCCGGTTGAGCAAGCTCTGGCTCTTGAACTACAGCAATCCCGATACGACGATGGGCACACACCCCTGGGGTATCTTCATCGAAGACGGATCGCAGATTCAGCCGCTCTACATTTTCAAACCGGAGGGGAAGGGAGCCTCTTACGTCGCTTACTTCACCGCTTCAGTAGATCTTGACCAGGATGGGACGGACGAACTCGTGGTTGAAGCCAGCTATCGGATCGGAACCGCCTTCAAGGTGATCTCAATGACCGAAGCAAAATATCAGGAGATCTTCAGTTCGTACTACCGCGGGCCGTCGTAGCCGTCCAGTGAAGCTCATCCACGGAATCGAACACCGGTACGTCCGTGCGTAACGTTGCCAGCGTCCGGTACAACAGCGCATCACTCCAAAGCGAGAACAGGGAATTCGCCAGGTTGCGGGAATTGCGGATTGCGCCTGTCCAGTCCTTCCAATCTTTTGGAATGTCTTCCAGAAGCGGATACTTCGAAAGCACCGCGGCGGCGGCCTTCTTGCCCCATCCGGGAATGCCCGGAAAACCATCTGCGGTATCGCCAACGAGGGCGAGGTAGTCCGGAATCGATTGCGGCTTGACGCCGAACTTTGCGACGACGCCATCCTCATCGCGAGTGGTATTGGTCCTTCGATCAAGCTGAACGATACGCGTTCCTGAAACGCACTGGCTGAGATCCTTGTCGGGAGTACAGATCACAACGCGATCGACCCTCTCGTCGCGGGCGGCTTTCACTGCAGCTGCAGCGAGAGCGTCATCAGCCTCGAACTCGACCATGGGCCAAACGACGACGCCCATGGCCTGAAGCGCCTCTTCGAGAATTGGAAACTGGGAATACAGCTCCGGAGCGATGCCCTCGCCGGTTTTATATCCGGGATAGAGATCGTTGCGGAACGATTCGATGACGTGATCCGTCGCCACCCCGATGTGCGTCACCCCGCGATCGAGCATGCCTCGGATAGAATTCGCGACTCCGCGAACTGCGCCGACTTCCTGCCCTTTTTCGTCTTTCGCGGAGGGAACGGCAAAGAAATGGCGGAACAGTTCGTACGTACCGTCGACCAGGTAGACTTCCACGCAGCTATGGCCGGACTTCGAGCGCGAGATTGTTGCCGACAATCGATGACCAGCGGGCGAAATCGACGCTTCCGGCTGAGGAGACTCGCGGGAACGTACACTGGAGGGAGCCGAACCGGGAGCCGCCCGGCGTAAGCATGTCGAAATTGATTGCAGTGGCGGATTGCCCGTCAGGGTCACGGGCAGAGATGGAATAAATCACGGCGGCGTCATCGGCCAGGAGACCTTGCGCTGCGGAACTGTCTGCCGGAAGCCAGACACAGTAGTCGGCGCCGGCGGCGGGCTGCGCCGCGTCGAGGCTCGATATCTGACGGCTGGACAGGACCTGAGCGGCGCCAATCCGGCTCTTCCACGTTTGGGGATTCAGTCGCAGTCGAAACTCTTCGTGCAGAATGCTCACGAGCCTCTCATCCGAGTCCGGCGATTCCCACGAAGCCGGCGGCGGAGCCTCAGGCAGCGTCGTGGGAACGGAGTTATCAACTATACCTTGCGAATCGTTGCCGTCGCCGAAACTCAATTTCACGCTCGACCCCGCTTCCTTGCCGTCCGAAAGTATGAAGTAAGCGGACGCACCAAACGGCGCCGCGGCGTTCTCCGTACGATAGTTTCGTACGCGGGATCTGGTCGTGGTCCTGCAGATGATGAACTGATAGGTGACATTCTCGGCGGCTACCGACTTGCAATCCCAATGGTCCGTGACTTCGGTTGCGTATCGGTCTCTTCCGACCACACGCGGAGGGTCGAGGCTGTAGATATCCTGATCGTCCTGATGGCCGACCAGAAACAGGAAAGGCAGATCGAAGGTGTAGGCCTTGCTCTGCAGATCGTAAGACGCCCGCACCGCAGCGTTCACATTGACCTCGACATTATCCAGGCCGACCCGGCCTTGACTGTAAGCCTCCACACTTTCGCTCACGGGGAATTTGGTGGTGAGTTGGACCGGTCCGTGGTCGCCGCGGCACATACCTTTGAAAATAAAAACGGAGAGATCGCTCTTCACTTCTTCAAAGTTGCTTCGGTACCAATCGCCCAATTCTCTTTTCTCGTTGAAGAATGCAACGGTTCGCCATTCGCCCGGTTCATTGATCAGCTCCGAGCATTGAATGGACTGGGCGCCTGCAAAAACGCGCTGGAGATCGGAATCGCGAAAACGGCCGAAAACGGCGCGGAGTTGAACGAAGAAGCGGCGGCCATACTGCTGGGAATCCCCGGCCGCAGGAGCCGCTGGAGGCGCAATCTGGCTCTCGTGCTGCAGCGCAACGTGCGTCACCGGCGCCAGCACGGCCAGAAAGACAGCCAACGATAAGGCCTTGAAAACCCGCATCTCACGGTTATTCTATCGCGAATGCGCCTTCACAGCCCTGCCAACAAATACCTCTCTCCCCCAGGGATCCGTCACAGAACGGCCTTCAAAGCCCGTTTCTTCCAGCACGCGAAGCCAGGTGTCTCGTGGAAAGATGCCGAAAACGTGCGTATCGTGGACAACCCGGACGGGTTCGCGGCCCTCCCGCAACAAGTACGCGAAATCGACGGTGTAGGTCGTATCGGAGGGATCCGGATCGAAAGTCCATTCGATGTATCGAATGCTCCGGCCGTCTTGCGGGTCGCCGTCGTGCCCTCCGTGGGTTGTCAGCGAAACGAAGGTTTCTCGAATCACATCCGGCATGAAAAGGGCCGTTCCGCCCGGCCTGCAGTGAACTCGTGCGGTTTCGAGGGCCCGGCGCAGGGCGCCTTCTGTAGTCATGTACATGATGGCGTCATGAATAAAGACGACATCAAAAACGCGTCCTAACCGCAACGATGTCATATCTCCGTGAAGGTGTTCCAGCTCCGGATTCAGCCGGCGGCTGAGTTCAAGCATCCCTTCCGACATGTCGACCAGCGTCATCTTGAAATGAGCCTTCAGATGTGACGCATTGTTGCCGCCTCCGGAACCCAGTTCGAGCAGGGTCATGGGCGGAACTGAATCCGGCTCAACCAGCAGACTCCTGGCGAAGTCCGCTTCCTCGGCATAGTCCGGTGGTGATGACAGGAGGTGGAACCACGATGCGAGCTCGCCATAGAGCTTTGGCGGTTCAGGAGCCGACGGCATGCCCATACCCACTTAACGCGTGGATCGCCCTATCGAGGTGAAGTTCTTTGGTCAGGATGTAATCGGTATGGTGAGTCGCGATTGGAAAGATCGGCACACCGGCATCGGCAAGCGGCTCCGCCAGTGAAGCCATGATGCCCGGAAGCGCGAGGTCCAATGGGCCTTCGCATCGAAGTATCCGCCAACCCGGTTCATTCGGTACGCCGGAGGGGATGCTGGATTCCAGGCAGACCACGGATAGTTCGTCCGGAGTTCGGGTAATCGAGAGGAAATTCCCTTTGTTGGCCCAATCCGGAACTTCCGCTTTCGGGTCGAGCCTGCATACGGCATATCGATCCGGCAGTACGGAAAGAGTGAGTAATGCTCTAGGAGTCATTGCGATCGATCCATTTTTCGGTTTGCGGCGGCGTATACCTCGTCATCAACTCTAACAGCCGAAGGGGATCCGTTTCCTGAATGACCAGCCGCCTGTTGGAGGAATAGACAAATCCTTCAGATACCGCCCGATCGAATAATGCTAAAAGCGGATCATAGTATCCCTCGACGTTCAGAATCGCGCAGGGTTTGCGATGCATGCCGAGCTGCGCCCAGGTGATGATCTCGCAAAACTCCTCGAATGTGCCGTAGCCGCCCGGCAAAGCGATAAATCCGTCGGAAAGTTCCGCCATCCTGGCTTTCCGCTCGTGCATCGAATGGACCACGATCAACTCCGTAACGGCACGATGGGCGAGTTCGCGGTTCACCAGAGCCTCGGGAATAACGCCGATGACTGTGCCGCGATTTTCCATTACAGCGTCGGCGACAACTCCCATCAGGCCGACGTTGCCGCCTCCGTAGACGAGTCCAATGCCCCTGCTTGCAAGGACCGCCCCCAAAGCGCGCGCAGCGTCGGCGTATACCGGCTGAATGCCGCTACTCGATCCGCAGAATACGCAAACACGCTTCATCAATTTACGGACGTACCGCCGTGGCCATTTCGCGCATCATTTGCGGTTCAGAGAGACTGTTCCAGCAGTGCCCTTTGCCCGAACCGTAAGCGATTCGCGCGTCAGCTGGAGGATTGGCCTTTTTGAAAAAATCATCGAGCAAGTGAACTGCGATGTTCAGGTAGTAGCTGTCGGCGTCACCTACGGAAATATGAATCTTGCCGCGCAATTTCGGGCCGAGTGCCGCCCAATTCTGTTCGAGGATCATGCGGAGATCGTACTTTTTCCAATGATCGACGACCGAATGGTCGATGACTCCGGTCTTCGGATCCCATAGCG
This window contains:
- the pheA gene encoding prephenate dehydratase; the encoded protein is MTTGPLPYDAAYQGTRGSNSEDACIDLLSASAKLLPRTTLEDVFKAVTRGEARYGVVPIENTLAGTIHACYDLLFEHDLKIVGETVRHILFQLIAPPGVGLEDLRRALSHPKALEQCEKFFRQHPQIQPVPEYDTAGAVEIVIKQARPDAAAIATRRAADVYGGVILAEAIQDHLENYTRFLLITPSESQAPPVTSGNDYKTTIVFGVGNAPGALYHSLRPFAERRIDLTKIESRPLRGSPFEYVFYLDLIGRPDSTAIVDALGELRSQAKTVRVLGTYPRYKG
- a CDS encoding uroporphyrinogen-III synthase, which encodes MAGPLENINVAILEHRFTREFSALFEKLGAKVYACALLEEKPVENREELQTFIRHVLGGSLDMMIFLTGVGARFLIGEAESMGAKDDFLSALGKVTIVVRGPKPVAALRQFGLRADVTPQNPTTEGVIEALQTQNLRGRRIGVQLYGTPNPQLVGALEAKGATVTPVQVYAYGAAADSAAVNEFIGRIIDGQIDVIAFTSGPQAAMLFDFAAKMGTEATLAAALQSRVAVASIGEVTTRALEARKITPQIVPEQSKMAALVQAVREHFEAKA
- a CDS encoding bifunctional precorrin-2 dehydrogenase/sirohydrochlorin ferrochelatase, whose protein sequence is MFYPIYLNLTGKRVVVIGGGEVAERKIEPLLDAGASINVVSPEVTSRILTLAGEKRIELHQRPFRAGDCAGATLVLCATDDGAVSREVFEQARTTGALVNTADQPALCDFIMPAVVRRGDIAIAISTSGTSPGLAARLRQKIARLIGPEYGRLAQLLSEARPQIRRQIPGEKERKALQYRILDSDIMTYLKENDIEGAERRLREIIES
- the cobA gene encoding uroporphyrinogen-III C-methyltransferase — its product is MTHPGMVYIVGAGPGNPDLITVRGLMCLREADVVLHDRLIDLHLLEEARPDAEIINVGKEWGEEDLQQDYIHRVMIEKSRQGKTVCRLKGGDPFVFGRGGEEARALSEANVPFEVVPGVSSAIAVPAYAGIPVTDRDHAHSFMVIAGSRSHDLHSPEWGAAAALARAGGTVIVLMGLARVSAIAESLLAAGCPPKLPIAVISKGSYLIQDCRVGTLAGIPDQTGNLSGPATIVIGEVVALRNRVQWMEFATKLGAE
- a CDS encoding glutamine--tRNA ligase/YqeY domain fusion protein, producing MPDLESAPSLDFIRTRVAEDVKAGKNGGRVHTRFPPEPNGYLHIGHAKSICLNFGVAADNNGLCNLRFDDTNPSKESVEYEESIQRDVRWLGFDWDGRMFYASDYAEKLYEYAIHLIKDDKAYVDSLTADEIREYRGTLTEPGKESPYRHRPVAENLDLFERMRGGEFEDGKHVLRAKIDMASGNINMRDPVLFRIMNVQHYRQGSKWVIYPMYDYAHPISDALEGITHSLCTLEFEDHRPLYDWCLENLPVPVRPAQIEFARLNLSYTVLSKRKLLTLVTEKTVNGWDDPRMPTLSGLRRRGYTPEAIRNFCDAIGVAKRDAIVDVAQLEHAIRNDLNKHSARVMAVLRPLKVVIENYPEGQTEELDAVNNPEDPSAGTRKVPFSRVLYIEQDDFRENPPKQFFRLAPGREVRLRYAYFITCKEAVKDSAGNIVELRCTYDPATRGGDAPPGRPSPKATLHWVSAEHALSAEIRLYDRLFNEERPGNDSPINPTSLEILKSCKVEPSLKAAKTLDRFQFERQGYFCVDPDTAPEQIVFNRTVTLRDTWAKIEKSLKK
- a CDS encoding 5'-3' exonuclease H3TH domain-containing protein; its protein translation is MSATISRSKSGHSCVEVYLVDGTYELFRHFFAVPSAKDEKGQEVGAVRGVANSIRGMLDRGVTHIGVATDHVIESFRNDLYPGYKTGEGIAPELYSQFPILEEALQAMGVVVWPMVEFEADDALAAAAVKAARDERVDRVVICTPDKDLSQCVSGTRIVQLDRRTNTTRDEDGVVAKFGVKPQSIPDYLALVGDTADGFPGIPGWGKKAAAAVLSKYPLLEDIPKDWKDWTGAIRNSRNLANSLFSLWSDALLYRTLATLRTDVPVFDSVDELHWTATTARGSTN
- a CDS encoding class I SAM-dependent methyltransferase, with the protein product MPSAPEPPKLYGELASWFHLLSSPPDYAEEADFARSLLVEPDSVPPMTLLELGSGGGNNASHLKAHFKMTLVDMSEGMLELSRRLNPELEHLHGDMTSLRLGRVFDVVFIHDAIMYMTTEGALRRALETARVHCRPGGTALFMPDVIRETFVSLTTHGGHDGDPQDGRSIRYIEWTFDPDPSDTTYTVDFAYLLREGREPVRVVHDTHVFGIFPRDTWLRVLEETGFEGRSVTDPWGREVFVGRAVKAHSR
- a CDS encoding ACT domain-containing protein gives rise to the protein MTPRALLTLSVLPDRYAVCRLDPKAEVPDWANKGNFLSITRTPDELSVVCLESSIPSGVPNEPGWRILRCEGPLDLALPGIMASLAEPLADAGVPIFPIATHHTDYILTKELHLDRAIHALSGYGHAVGS
- a CDS encoding TIGR00730 family Rossman fold protein, which translates into the protein MKRVCVFCGSSSGIQPVYADAARALGAVLASRGIGLVYGGGNVGLMGVVADAVMENRGTVIGVIPEALVNRELAHRAVTELIVVHSMHERKARMAELSDGFIALPGGYGTFEEFCEIITWAQLGMHRKPCAILNVEGYYDPLLALFDRAVSEGFVYSSNRRLVIQETDPLRLLELMTRYTPPQTEKWIDRNDS